AAATTTACTCTTGGATTTCTTTTGAGGAATCTATGTAATATTTTATTAAATGCTCTCCATTTTATAGGGGATGTGTGTCTTATTTTATAGGGATATACATCATTCTGGAATGACTGCATTTCATCTGGGTTACGAGGCTGCATGTTGATCGAGCTCGCTCTGCGCGGTCGTCTTCAGTTGGAAGCCTGTGGCATGCGGAGGAAAGGTCTTCTTGCCAGAAAGGTAGACAGTCATTCTTTCCTACTCaactcattttacattttatgctttttcaaaaatgtttagtCCTAACTGGAATTTTGCCCTATAAATCCTCCTGGTAATCTTAGtgacaggaaagtggttaagattgcacgattgtctgtgtctaatgtgttgtcattttatgttactgtTATTTTGATggcacccacagcggctcctcttgttgtatgttgtgagagggaagaaatttcatctgacaataaagttgtacttgatacttgattctGAGCTAAGCATTATCACTTTCAAGTGACATTCTGTAATCTGCTAATTTGTCGAATAGAAACAACTATGAGAGTGAAATGGTCACATATTAGGGCTAGGAGCTATGGAGGGGAATTCTCtcgcaatatttttttcatatcagTTGACATTGAtgtccatccatcgatccatccatgtTACGAAGCTCAAATAACGCCCCCCAAGTATACAGAGCGATAACAAATGTTCTACCTCACTGTCTCTGCAGAATGCTGTACAGAGGTAATGAGTGTGCAGAAGTTTATTAAAATTaagattcttattttttttttttttttggtctgcagGTGATTTGTAAGTCAGACGCTCCTACGGGTGACGTACTTCTGGATGAAGCATTAAAACACATCAAAGAGACCCAACCACCAGAGACTGTACAGAGCTGGATCGAACTACTCAGTGGTGAGTTCTTCAGTAAGAACACCTGAATatgtgttcctgttcctgtttctgttttctttgttttgtttgtttgtttgtttgttttttggtcatgtttccaCTGAGGTTTCTTTGTTTACAATGTTTAGGTCATGCTTGCTGTTTCTAACTCTTTATGAGTGACATTTGGTTTGTCTTGTATTCAGGAGAGACATGGAATCCGCTGAAGCTTCATTATCAGCTGAGGAATGTCCGTGAAAGACTCGCCAAAAATTTGGTGGAGAAAGGTGTTCTTACCACTGAAAAGCAGAATTTCCTGCTTTTTGATATGACCACACACCCACTTACGAACACTAACCTCAAACAGCGTCTCATCAAAAAGGTCCAAGAGGCGTTATTGGATCGGTGGGTGAATGACCCACATCGAATGGACAAGCGAGTTCTCGCGCTCATCTTCTTAGCCCATTCCTCTGACGTCTTGGAAAACGCCTTTGCACCGTTGCTAGATGACCAGTACGACATGGCAATGAAAAGAGTACGGCTGCTGCTGGAACTGGAGCCCGAAAGTGAAAGTCTTAAGGCCAACACAAATGAGCTTTTATGGGCTGTAGTCGCTGCTTTCACCAAATGACACAACAATGACGACAGCGAGCATGAGGCAACATAGTTTGGGaacattgtgtttgtcaagGAATCAGGAATACTGCCTTCGCCATTAGGGACCTGACTAACTATACTCTGTCTGGATCTCGCCTTGATTTCATACCATGGTCATGTATGTCCCTCCCTGTATTTGAAGGAACATGCTTACATTTTGCTCATGATCCCTTTCAAACTTAAAATGAGAGCATTTGTGAATTGGTCAACACAGGAATCTTGTCTGTGGTTAGTGTTTGCTTTGGTTTGTGTCCAAATGTcaaacgttattttttttattaaaaaaattattcttgCTCCTCCATGTATGCACTAATGACAGTCTCAAGAATTCAATGCCCGACTGTGATGTGAGGGAGTGGATTGGAACAGGGTCGTACATTGTCAGTGGCCCGGGGCCACGACGCGACAGCCTCGGGCCACTCAAAGTTCACTGATGGTCTGCCTTGAGCAGTACCAgtttcataaataaatacaatggaatctacatgtttttgctttttttatatCCATTTGTCAATAGTTGGCATTTTACCCACTTGTAACTTGATTGTTGATGTTTTACCTCGCCGCGCATATTTATGCTTCCATAAGGAATGATTTGAACAAGATATTTATGTCAAATGATAAATATTAAGTTACATTTTatacgaggagaaaaaaacaaacaaccatctcccCATCCCCAAAAAGTTAACCACACAGAAGTCACATTTTCTTAAAGGCTGAGATGTTACAGTAGAAAGATGCTAAATATGAAATAATTAGTACCTTTAACATTTCAACCGTTTATCTgtccttttgtgtgtttgtgataagaaatattattttatgcaatagcaaaataaaataaaaatgagtttaacatttattttattcaacttTGGCAAATAACAAAACATCACAAGTTCAAAAGAAAGATGGCACCCGGcagtaatcggaggagatgtccaagccaacggatgcgcctctgagcggctAGTCGGGATGCTGGGGGCTGAAgagtatgttttcggaggtctgagttggcaacacggaggtgccagctgatgttcaagatggttctgagGGACCTGCtatcaaagccgtcgatcctcttggccaaGGTCTTGTTTaaaggccaggattctgcaccatacaggaggatgggaagaactgctgagttataaatgcgcatcttggtcttttggaacactgagtggtggcgccagaggggccgccacagtgactgcatagCCGCGGCCGTgagtctgcggtcaatctcttgGCTTGAGATCGCTACTGCTAGTAATAGTGAAGCCCAAGTAGATGATGGAATTGACATCTGTGCCAAAGAacaggggggatgggggggagtccgtcaccgatatacataagtttgattttctgccagcttgcttggaggcccagctttgctgcttctgtttgtatATGAAGAGAGCACTGCTGAGGtcttggagggagttgctgaaagggatggtgtcatcagcgtattcaaggttggtcaggtggaagttgccgaacGACACGCGTAAGACTTGCTCCCGGACTtggatcataaggtggtcaatgacacagttaaataggtCAGGAGaggccacgcagccctgtctgaccccactctgagtccttcccattcacacgaacacagctctcttAGTTGTTGTAGAGTCACTGGAACAATGTGCTTgttttgggtggcactccaaggtatttcagaatgttccaaagggatGTGTGGTCAACTGTATCAAAGGCAcctttgagatctatgaaggctatgaagagatgttggtccttccgaaactctctgaccttctcaacaatgagtctaatTGCGGAGATGTGATCTATagtggaccggttgggcatgaagccagcttgttagGGGGAGCGATGGCTGGAAGAGCacgggtgagaaggatccggaTGAACAGTTTTGtgggtatggagagcagtgagatgcctctgtagttgttgcagagttgcttgtcgcctttctgcttccagaatggcaggatgatgcctcgggtccagtctgtgggggggctgttctgccacccacacatggttaacaatgtgggtgagccactgggccatggagtcaccaccttatttgagcagctctgcagtgatggcacaggttccaggggccttgtgatttttttagtgattttattgctgctctgacctcaTCAGTCAGTTTTGCAGTTGTGGTTGGGGGTGGTGGAGTTGGCAGCAGTAACACGAGACAGGGGTCGGTAGGATCTGGAGGGTGAtggaggttgctgaagtgctctttccagtGTTCAAGGCAGTCTgtttcagtggtgatgcgatttccactggcatccttcatgaggaCGGTCTTGATGCGAGGTCCGATACGGGCTTGGCGGAGCATTCGAAAGTCTAAGGTCGTTGCtctgtgctgctgattccatgcgttcaacctcttctccccagtatctctccctgCCAGTTGCAATTGCTGCATCCTGTACTGCATTCAGCCTCCGGAactctgtgatatcaccgcgcaggcgagcatcacggcggcggtcaatgatgttgagggtcagctgtgagatccatggttgtttgggaagagatcttgatcttcccagtacatcctgggcagactggttgacttttcatttgaaagtctcccagtcCACGATGTTATCATCGGCCAGGGCGGTGAAGGCATTGGTGATGGAGCAGCGATATGCAGAGGCAGTGGTGGGGTCAcagagtctggaagacattaagcgtGGTTGTGGCCTGGTAGATGGGTCTGCTCGTATTTTAAGTCGTAGCTGGGCAACCAACCATCGGTGGTCAGtgttgtgttcttccatcaggactataccaggtccagtgatggatctgcttgcggaggaaccatgtgtcggtgatgcagaggttatttgaatggcagaggagaagcagacgtttgccgttaTCGTTGGTGGGGTTGTAGAcaaaggtggtgccaatgggttgtgtgggggtttggtgagaTGGTCCTTCTCTGTAGGAGGAAAAGAAGGTTGCATTGGCGTCAGTGAGGATGATGACAATGTCATGTGGTGTGGCTTGgctaacgacctgatggagttggtcAAATAAGGTGTCCTTCACTGTATCATCGGCGACATATGCGTGGGCATAAGCAACgatgactgtcatcttgccatgtcGGTGGAGGAACCGTGCAGACAGGACACGATCGTTAATTGGGATCCAGCTGATAAGTGATTGGCGTGTATGTTTGGACATGACCAGCGCAACTCCATGGAGGCTCGTCCGAATTTCAGGGCCACTCCATATGAAGCAGTGTTCTCCTGCTGTAATTTCACCGCTGCCTTGCCACCTTGATTCACATAGACCCGCCATGGTGATTTTGTAGCGGGAAAGCTCTAAGGACAGCATGAAGGAGCGCCAGCCCGAAGAAGCGTTCGGACATTCCAGGTAGCAATGCGTGTCTTCGGGCGTAGGTCAATCCGTACTCGTTGGTCGTCGGCGTTCCTATGTCTTGTCTTGGTTTGGGCAGTCCGGTTTCTTCTGGTCGGTTTCGTAACAATAAATTtctcctgagtgggttgttggccTTCTACAGGATAGTCggatgatggggctgccatctTAGCGGCGTAccgactaagggtgtggaaaataatcgatattaatcgatacatcgatgcgcacgtgcgcgatgcgagtgcatcggctcattcactaggtacgacgcgattgacgggtgaaatcaagattcatcacgatgcattggtgggtatcggtaaagtccgattcaagcgccgttttattcacgttaaacgtcacctatctgccctttcctaggcgcaatgaatgcaccattgttgtgcgttttgtgttgaatacggacggtagccgtgcgtcacatacagtccagtacacaactagcgaaacactatggaagttcacaagcagcagcgaggaaactactgtatttaatgcttccgcgacattcagatcttatgtttggaaatactacggcttcgaaaagaaagacggaaagattgataaaagctccgtaatttgcaaaaaatgtcgcactacgaagccatacaacggcagcaccacaaatatgcagaccacttaaaacgatggcaccacatcatcgacaagtttcccgcccccttccTGCgtctccccgtccagttcctcgttggacaccggagaaactcttggcaaagcaggtcaggatcagaaaaaaatcgcctcttattttggggttcACCTTGCAGTGGaccactgtgaccgcgcaaggaaaaactatatatggatgactcttttggacatttcattttgacactcagtgagagtggtctgtgtacgctacaatacacacagcagctttgaggctgtgactgccacattgtttcaattgtatttttttttctgtcctatggagatggatatttcatgtaagacactcagtgagtagtctgtttgtgtttacactacagcaacagctgtgagtctcaggtgccaaattgtttacattttctttgcacaaaacccaattgtgaaagggcttaaataagtttttacacgttctactgtttataaggaataaagtggtctactttttgcaataccatactgaattccatctttttttaacttttttctttgcgtatttgcaacgtgtttaattgcacaatataacaacaaattgcactgtatcgtatcggatcgcattgatttgaactaaatgtgtatcacatcgtatcgcatcgtgaagacggtgaaacgtatcgcatcgtgtcgccagaaaactccatgtatcgtttaagtatcgatTCGCTGGTGGTGCaacgagatgtgtatcgaatcgtcctcagtgctgagattcacatccctagtaccGACACACCGTTGGGACCTTGTTAGTCTGGAACCTCCCCGAAAGACCGGCCCGCCAAGGGAGACCCTAGCTGGAGCAAGCTCCAGATGGTAACACTCTctggatcattggaacacacaagaCCCACAAGGAGGCAGGCccacagcattttaaaaataataaaatataaataatatgaaCATTAAATAATGGCCATGTCAGacgacaaaaacttttttttttctgcttggctctcgacgaaggcggacgctccaccctttccgtgctcgccacttagtccttgtgctgtctttgtctaactttttttcctagcctcctacgtatttttcatcctaagaactaaccatggaattagttggctggtctctcgatgtaatcgacaaaaatattttcgacgaaaagagcgggcagtggggagcctgcttgccctccggggacacttgctgccggatatgccctggatccatggagaaagtggagaccggtgtgcctggcagtactgtccgtggaggatgtggacgacatctacatttttggccttttgataacaggtatgctgctgtttggtgttggcagcttgctgttctacggcaaaattcaaccgacgggagcggctctattggaagtgaaggagctgccggtcactctggatggcttggcgtgaatgtccaacactcggaCTCAAGCGGtaactgagctcaaccgcaatattgttgcggttttggagcgactcctaGCGATCGACAataccatggagaagttggaatccacgctgcggaaagaattttcggatccgactgatgggcgccagtgaggagatacagactcaaggctgtctggaattgttggcggccgtctctccaaaacaaacaacgctatctggcctttcccctggatggaaatatgcatggagtctagggccccaccaccacccgtccttctcggccatggactgataagccgggactgtcttcatcatgagcagacctcgacgaagcagctatgacctgtacacgcatacgcatacacaactggacaaccacacgcgcatacacatccttgttatcaccgtcttcatcgctccaattctttttcccccgtgacgtggttcgatatgcggagcgcaacggtgaccgtgcagctggtcatttcggccgcgttGCGGTTactccctctccccccccccccccccttctcattcatcctcccctttattacatgttatgtcttgtgatttgttgtaactgtcatatgcttatttttgtgctagggtcttttttttatcctggacttaaattatcttcggaagaggatagttcaagcgtgttttttttcccctctccctacccagcgtcttcttttctgaattctgattctaatttccccattgcgggacaaataaaggatatctttttgTCGTTCACAACAGTCGTGCTGTCAGACTaccagattaatttttttctgtgtattgGACCAGGTGAGATGATGCACTTAGAAGACCGTCACCGACCAGAACCTTCCCAGTCATTGCGTCAAGATTCAGTCCAACACCGCACGTCCGTCGGGGACACAGGACAAGCAACTGACAAAGTCATGTCGACAAAGGCATTAcattatgtgcatgtgtgttgtttCTGTGTTCAAAAAaggcagaaacaaagaaagaaaatggtggGCGGTATGGACTGTCTACTCtccaaaaagaaatcaaaaatcCAAAACAGATTTGTTTACAAACACCATGTTTCCCAATCAGCTACTAGCTTTGCATTTAGCTAACATAACGCGAGTTGAAATGCTACATAGAGTTTCCAGTATTTCACCTTTTGTTCAAGTGACTTTAAATGTACTACAGCACATTGTGATTGTGTGCGCCACGTCTAGTCTCTTGTCCTAAGTAGAAGGGCACTATGTTCCAATTGGCATTGACCAAAAAACGATTGATGGGTGATGAAGGACATGTCACACAATACGGCAAAACGAACAAGAATTCTGATACGCCAGACTTTTTGTCATCATGGTGACCCACGCGTCTCGTGACCAATCGTTGAGTAAGTCACAGTACACGGCTACAATGCATTAAGCCAACTCAAAATCGACTACGAGACATCAGTCGCCTCAAAATTGGGCAACATTCGTTTAGTCTCACGTAAGATATTAAAACGTAAGATACAGAGTTCTTTGCTATGGATAGCACAAGTAATGAtgttaaaaagtaaaacaagttaaaa
This sequence is a window from Hippocampus zosterae strain Florida chromosome 6, ASM2543408v3, whole genome shotgun sequence. Protein-coding genes within it:
- the golph3a gene encoding Golgi phosphoprotein 3 isoform X1 — its product is MTSVTQRSSGLVQRRTDASRNAADKDRPTVKEDQESRPGEEHGDEEIGDSKETRLTLMEEVLLLGLKDREGYTSFWNDCISSGLRGCMLIELALRGRLQLEACGMRRKGLLARKVICKSDAPTGDVLLDEALKHIKETQPPETVQSWIELLSGETWNPLKLHYQLRNVRERLAKNLVEKGVLTTEKQNFLLFDMTTHPLTNTNLKQRLIKKVQEALLDRWVNDPHRMDKRVLALIFLAHSSDVLENAFAPLLDDQYDMAMKRVRLLLELEPESESLKANTNELLWAVVAAFTK
- the golph3a gene encoding Golgi phosphoprotein 3 isoform X2: MSPNSQGYTSFWNDCISSGLRGCMLIELALRGRLQLEACGMRRKGLLARKVICKSDAPTGDVLLDEALKHIKETQPPETVQSWIELLSGETWNPLKLHYQLRNVRERLAKNLVEKGVLTTEKQNFLLFDMTTHPLTNTNLKQRLIKKVQEALLDRWVNDPHRMDKRVLALIFLAHSSDVLENAFAPLLDDQYDMAMKRVRLLLELEPESESLKANTNELLWAVVAAFTK